Proteins from a single region of Nomascus leucogenys isolate Asia chromosome 2, Asia_NLE_v1, whole genome shotgun sequence:
- the TAF7 gene encoding transcription initiation factor TFIID subunit 7 — MSKSKDDAPHELESQFILRLPPEYASTVRRAVQSGHVNLKDRLTIELHPDGRHGIVRVDRVPLASKLVDLPCVMESLKTIDKKTFYKTADICQMLVSTVDGDLYPPVEEPVASTDPKASKKKDKDKEKKFIWNHGITLPLKNVRKRRFRKTAKKKYIESPDVEKEVKRLLSTDAEAVSTRWEIIAEDETKEAENQGLDISSPGMSGHRQGHDSLEHDELREIFNDLSSSSEDEDETQHQDEEDINILDTEEDLERQLQDKLNESDEQHQENEGTNQLVMGIKKQIDNMKGKLQETQDRAKRQEDLIMKVENLALKNRFQAVLDELKQKEDREKEQLSSLQEELESLLEK; from the coding sequence ATGAGTAAAAGCAAAGATGATGCGCCTCACGAACTAGAGAGCCAGTTTATCTTACGTCTGCCTCCAGAATATGCGTCTACTGTGAGAAGGGCAGTACAGTCTGGTCATGTCAACCTCAAGGACAGACTGACAATTGAGTTACATCCTGATGGGCGTCATGGAATCGTCAGAGTGGACCGTGTTCCATTGGCCTCAAAATTAGTAGACCTGCCCTGTGTTATGGAAAGCTTGAAAACCATTGATAAGAAAACCTTTTACAAGACAGCTGATATCTGTCAGATGCTTGTATCCACAGTTGATGGTGATCTCTATCCTCCTGTGGAGGAGCCAGTTGCTAGCACTGATCctaaagcaagcaagaaaaaggataaagacaaagagaaaaagtttATTTGGAACCACGGAATTACTCTGCCTCTAAAGAATGTGAGGAAGAGAAGGTTCCGGAAGacagcaaagaagaaatatattgAATCTCCAGATGTTGAAAAAGAAGTGAAACGATTGCTGAGTACAGATGCTGAAGCTGTTAGTACTCGGTGGGAAATAATTGCCGAAGATGAAACAAAGGAGGCAGAAAATCAAGGCCTGGATATCTCTTCTCCAGGAATGTCTGGTCACAGGCAGGGCCATGACTCATTAGAACATGATGAGCTTCGGGAGATATTCAATGACCTCAGCAGCAGCAGTGAGGATGAAGATGAGACCCAGCATCAAGATGAAGAAGATATAAACATCCTTGACACGGAGGAAGATTTGGAGAGACAGCTACAGGACAAGCTAAATGAATCAGATGAACAGCATCAGGAAAATGAAGGAACCAATCAGCTGGTTATGGGAATTAAGAAGCAGATTGACAACATGAAAGGCAAGCTCCAAGAGACCCAGGACAGGGCAAAACGACAAGAGGATCTCATCATGAAAGTGGAAAATCTGGCTCTCAAGAACAGATTTCAGGCTGTACTGGATGAGCTCAAACAAAAGGAAGACCGAGAAAAGGAGCAACTCAGCTCTTTGCAAGAAGAGCTAGAATCACTCCTAGAGAAGTAA
- the SLC25A2 gene encoding mitochondrial ornithine transporter 2, translated as MKSSPGIQAAVDLTAGAAGGTACVLTGQPFDTIKVKMQTFPDLYKGLTDCFLKTYAQVGLRGFYKGTGPALMAYVAENSVLFMCYGFCQQFVRKVAGMDKQAKLNDLQTAAAGSFASAFAALALCPTELVKCRLQTMYEMEMSGKIAKSHNTIWSVVKGILKKDGPLGFYHGLSSTLLQEVPGYFFFFGGYELSRSFFASGRSKDELGPVHLMLSGGVAGICLWLVVFPVDCIKSRIQVLSMYGKQAGFIGTLLSVVRNEGIAALYSGLKATMIRAIPANGALFVAYEYSRKMMMSQLEAY; from the coding sequence ATGAAGTCCAGTCCTGGCATCCAAGCCGCCGTCGACCTCACAGCGGGGGCCGCAGGGGGGACAGCGTGTGTACTGACTGGGCAGCCCTTCGACACAATAAAAGTGAAGATGCAGACGTTCCCTGACCTGTACAAGGGCCTCACCGACTGCTTCCTGAAGACATACGCCCAAGTGGGTCTCCGGGGCTTCTACAAGGGCACCGGCCCGGCACTTATGGCCTACGTCGCCGAAAACTCGGTCCTCTTCATGTGCTACGGGTTCTGCCAGCAGTTTGTCAGGAAAGTGGCTGGAATGGACAAGCAGGCAAAGCTGAATGATCTCCAGACTGCAGCCGCGGGGTCCTTCGCCTCTGCATTTGCTGCACTGGCTCTCTGCCCCACTGAGCTTGTGAAGTGCCGGCTACAGACCATGTATGAAATGGAGATGTCAGGGAAGATAGCAAAAAGCCATAATACAATTTGGTCTGTCGTGAAGGGTATCCTTAAAAAGGATGGCCCCTTGGGCTTCTACCATGGACTCTCAAGTACTCTACTTCAAGAAGTACcgggttatttctttttctttggtggCTATGAACTGAGCCGATCGTTTTTTGCCTCAGGGAGATCAAAAGATGAACTAGGCCCTGTCCATTTGATGTTAAGTGGTGGAGTTGCTGGAATTTGCCTCTGGCTTGTCGTGTTCCCAGTGGATTGTATTAAATCCAGAATTCAAGTTCTTTCCATGTATGGGAAACAGGCAGGATTTATTGGTACCCTCTTAAGTGTTGTGAGAAATGAAGGAATAGCAGCCTTATATTCTGGACTGAAAGCTACTATGATTCGAGCAATCCCTGCCAATGGGGCACTGTTTGTGGCCTATGAATACAGCAGGAAGATGATGATGAGCCAGTTGGAAGCATACTGA